The Caldicellulosiruptoraceae bacterium PP1 nucleotide sequence TGTGCATATATATTAGCAATGGATACCTTTGGACCTATTACTGATAATGCAGGTGGTATTACAGAAATGTCAGGGGCTCCAGAAGAGGTAAGACTAGTCACTGATAGACTAGACGCATGTGGTAACACTACAAAAGCATTAACAAAAGGTTATGCAATAGGTTCTGCTGCTTTGGCAACATTCTTACTTTTCTCAGCTTATCTTGATGAAGTTAAAAAAATATTAGGTAAACCATTAGAATCATGGTTTTCTGTTGATATTGGAAAACCAGAAGTATTTATTGGAGCATTTTTAGGAGCTATGATAGTTTATTTGTTCTCTTCAACTGCAATTAGAGCAGTTGGCCGTGCTGCTCAATATGTAATCCTTGAAGTAAGAAGACAATTTAAAGAAATCCCTGGTATAATGGAAGGAACAGCAAAACCAGATTATGCAAAATGTGTTGATATTGTTACACGTGGAGCATTAAAAGAAATGGTAATACCGGGATTAATTGTTGTAGCTGCACCAATTATTGTTGGTGTATTACTAGGAAAAGAAGCTGCAGCTGGATTTTTAATGATTGGAACAATAGCTGGTGTTATCCTTGCTTTATTCTTAAATAATGGTGGAGGAGCTTGGGATAACGCTAAGAAGTTTATTGAGCTTGGTAATTATGGTGGAAAAAGATCAGAGGCTCATAAAGCAGGTGTAGTTGGGGATACAGTAGGTGATCCATTTAAAGATACTGCTGGTCCATCATTACACGTTTTGGTAAAATTGATTAGTACAATTACACTTGTTTTTGTCGCATTATTTAGATAGTTTTTCTGAAAAAATATGGTTATTTATGATAAAGGTTATGGTATAATTTTATTAGAGGAATAATTATTTAAGGAGGGCTCAAGATGGGTCTTTTTGGATTAGGAGTACCAAAAGACATAAAGGATTTAGGTAAAGACATCTGTGAGCCGCTAAAAGTTGAATACATCGAAGGGCATCCAAACATTAAATATCAAGGTCCGATGACTTTACATGTTTGCCAAAATGGTTTTTACTTTATTGATGCTTCAAAAAAACATTATGGGATTGTCAAATGGATAGATTTTAAAGATGCTACCCCAAGTAAAACAAGTGATAGAAGAACTATAATATCGACAAAAGACTATAAAATCTATTTACTTGGGATTGAAGAACGAGTTTGTGAAATATTAACTAAAAAAATGGCAAGTTAAAGAAAATCCCTGCTTTTTATAAGCAGGGATTTTCTTTTCTTGATAATGTTAAAAATTTTCTATAAAATAGAGAGAGGCAAAATAATAAAAAGGAGATGAAAGAAGTGAGCATTACTAATAAGGATGTTGAATATGTAGCTCATTTAGCAAGGCTTACATTGAATGAAAATGAGACTGAAAAAATGACACAGGAACTTAGTGCTATTATTGATTTTGCAAATAAATTATCAGAATTGGATACTGATAATGTAGAAGCAACTGCACATGTACTTGACTTGAAGAATGTATTTCGAAAAGATGTTGTTCAAGATTCATATGATAGAGAAGAGATTTTAAAAAATGCTCCTACACATGATGAAGCATGTTTTAAGGTTCCCAAAATAGTTGAATAATGTACTAAGGAGGTATATATTTGATATGGTACAAAATCTAACAGCTCACGAAACAATTGATTTGATAAAGTCTAAGAAGGTTTCTTGTAAAGAGGTAACAGAAGCTGTGTTAAATAGAATTAATAGTGTAGAAGATAAGGTAAAAGCCTATATTACTTTAGATTCAGAAAATGCATTAAAAAGAGCTGAAAAATTTGATGAAAAAATTTCAAAAGGTGAAGATGTAGGACCACTATATGGTTTACCTCTTGCAATAAAAGACAATATATGCACAAAAGATATTAAAACAACTTGTGCATCAAAGATTTTATATAATTTTGTTCCACCATATGATGCAACTGTTATCAAAAAATTAAAAGACGCAGGAATGAATATAATTGGGAAGCTAAATATGGATGAATTTGCAATGGGTTCCTCAACTGAAAACTCTGCATTTCATACAACACGAAATCCATGGAACATAGAAACAGTTCCAGGAGGTTCAAGTGGTGGATCTGCAGCATGTGTAGCAGCAGATGAGGCTTATTTTACATTAGGATCAGATACTGGTGGCTCAATAAGACAGCCAGCTTCACTTTGTGGAGTTGTAGGGATGAAACCAACATATGGGAGAGTATCAAGATTTGGTCTTATTGCTTTTGCATCATCACTTGACCAAATTGGACCATTAACTAAAGACGTAACTGATTGTGCTTTATCAATGAATATAATATGTGGGCATGATCCATATGATGCAACATCAGCTCCAATTGCTACTCCAGATTTTACTAAAGCTTTAGTTAACGATGTCAAAGGAATAAAAATAGGTGTTCCTAAGGAATATATGGAAAAAGGTATTAATGATGAAGTTAGAAAATCAGTAGAAAAAGCATTGGAATTATTAGAATCTTTAGGAGCTACATGGGAGGAATTTTCGATACCAATAGTAGAATATGCACTTCCTACTTATTATATTATTGCATCATCAGAGGCAAGTTCAAATCTTGCAAGATATGATGGCGTTAAATATGGATATAGAACAGAATCTTATGATGATTTACTTGATCTATACAAGAAAACAAGAAGTGAAGGATTTGGTGCTGAAGTAAAGAGAAGAATTATGCTAGGCACTTATGCATTATCAGCAGGTTACTATGATGCATACTATAAGAAAGGGCTTAAAGTTAGAACATTAATTAAAAATGCCTTCGATGAAGCTTTTTCAAAATATGATGTTATTATATCTCCTACAAGCCCTACTACTGCATTTAAAATTGGTGAGAAGGTTTCTAATCCAATTGAAATGTATATGTCAGATATTTGCACAGTTCCTGTTAATATAGCTGGGTTACCTGCAATATCAATACCAAGTGGATTGGATAGTAAAGGACTTCCTATTGGACTGCAGATTATTGGTAAGGCTTTCGATGAAGAAACAATATTAAGGGTTGCATATACATTTGAACAAAACAGCAATATTAGAAATATAAAACCAAAGATATAAGAGGTGAATAAAGAATGGATTATGAAGTTATAATAGGACTTGAAGTACATGCTGAACTTGCAACAAAATCGAAAATTTACTGTTCTTGCACAACAGAATTTGGTGGAGAACCTAATACTCATTGCTGTCCAATATGTACAGGTATGCCTGGTGTTCTACCAGTTTTAAATGAAAAGGTTGTTGAATATGCTGTTAAGGCTGGTTTAGCTACAAATAGCAAGATAAGTAAATTTAGTAAACAGGATAGGAAAAATTATTTTTATCCCGATTTGCCAAAAGCATATCAAATATCCCAATATGATTTACCTCTTTGTTATGATGGGTTTATTGATATACAAATTAATGGGAATATAAAAAGAATAGGGATAAAAAGAATTCATATAGAAGAAGATGCAGGGAAACTATTACATGATCAATGGGATGAAGGATCACTTGTTGACTTTAATAGATGTGGCGTTCCATTGATCGAGATTGTTACTGAACCTGATATTAGATCAAGTGAAGAAGCAAAGGCCTTTTTAGAAAAGTTAAAAGCAATTCTTCAATATACAGAGGTTTCAGATTGTAAAATGCAAGAAGGTTCATTACGTGTTGACGTTAATCTATCAGTAAGACCAAAAGGCAGTGATAAGTTTGGAACAAGAACTGAAATGAAAAACTTAAATTCTTTTAGATCTGTTGTTAGAGCTATTGAATATGAAGCTAAAAGACAAATAGAGGTAATTGAAAATGGTGGAACAATATATCAAGAAACTAGACGATGGGATGATGCAAAAGGCATAAGCCTTTCTATGAGATCAAAGGAAGAAGCTCATGATTATAGATACTTTCCAGAGCCTGATTTGCCTCCAATTGTATTAGATGATGAATATATTGATAATATTAAAAAAAGTATTCCTGAGCTACCTGAACAAAAGAAGGATAGATATGTTAATGAGTATGGTCTACCAGAATATGATGCAAGCCTTATTACTTCATCAAAGTGGTTAGCAAATTATTTTGAAGAAACCATCAAATATACAAACAATATAAAGTCAGCTAGCAATTGGCTTATGGGAGAAATAATGAGAATACTTAATGAAAAAGGCATTGAATTTGACGATATTTACACAATAAAAATAAAGCCAAATCAGTTAGCTAAAATTATTGAATTAGTTGATAAAAAGACAATAAGTAATACAATTGCAAAGCAAGTATTTGAGGAAGTATTTAATACTGGTAAGGATCCTGAGGAAATTGTTAAAGAAAAGGGCTTAGTTCAAATAAGTGACAAAGGCATTATTGTTGATGCTGTAAAAAAGGCTATTGCTGAAAATCCAAATTCTGTTAGCGATTATAAGAATGGGAAAGATAAAGCTTTAGGATTTTTGGTTGGGCAAGTTATGAAACTAACAAAAGGAAAAGCAAATCCGCAACTAGTAAATGAAATTTTAAAAGAAGAATTATCAAAAATATAAACAGATGGTTAGGTTCTACCTAACCATCTGTTTTTTCATTAATAATATTAAGAAATATTTAACAGAATTTTATTGATATTTTTTGGAATTACGGATAGAATATTTAAGTGAAAATTAATTAATGAAGATATCGTAGGAGTTGATAAAATGTTAATAGAAAGATATGGAAATAATAAGGTTATGATTATTAATGATCAAAGGTTTAAAATAAATAGAATTGGAATAGCTTTTATAGATAAATTGGAAAAATTCAATAACACTTTGAATGCTTTGTTTCCAATGGTGTTAATTAGGGGAAACAACAAATATAAAGATTTAAAAGAAATTAATAAATTCTGCGAAATGATGTACGGTGCAAGTCTTTCAGTTGATGTATCAAAAAAAGGGGATTTACAGATAATTAATTTTTCCCTAAGTTTAATAAATGATAATTATTCACCAGAACCTCTTATTAATAAAGCTATTGAATTTTTATATGATATTATCTATGGACCAATTAATTTTGGTGGTGGATTTAATTCTCAAAATATTGAACAAGAAAAAAATAATTTAAAATTGATGATTGAAAGCAGAATAAACGATAAAGTTGAATATGCTATTGATAGATGTATAGAGATTATGTTTGAAGGGGATAACTTTGCTTTATTTGAAAAAGGAGATATTAATGATTTAGAAAATATAAATAAAGAAATTCTTTATAATCATTATGTAAATATAGTGATGAAAAAGCCTTTTTATATATATGCATTTGGTGACTATAATAGAGATAATCTAAATGATATTATTAATAGATATTTCGATTTAAGTAGCAATAGAGAAGTTATCCAAAATAACTTTGATTTTACAAATGCGTTGATAGATACTAAGTATATTAAAGAAGAAATGGAAGTAAATCAAGGGAAGCTTAGCATTGGTATCAGAACTAACATAGATACTCGCTCAGATGAATACTATAAATTGATTTTATTAAATGGTATATTGGGAACTTCTCCAAAATCAAAATTGTTTGAAAATGTAAGAGAAAAAGCATCACTATGCTATTATGCTTTTTCTCGTTTGGATAAATTTAAGCCTATGATGATAATAAGCTCTGGTATAGAAGTTGTTAACTATGATAAAGCATTAAGCTTAATTATTGAGCAAATAGAAGATATCAAAAAAGGAAATATAACAAAAGAAGAATATGAAAGTACAATAAATTACTTTTACACAATGTACAAATCAGTTTATGACAGCCCAAGAGATTTAGTAAACTTTTATTTTAATCAATCACTTATTGATAGAATATATGAACCTTTTGAAATATTTGAATTTATTAGAAAACATTTAATTGAGGATATTGTTACTATTTCAAATAAGTTAGTTATTGATACAGTATATTTTCTAAAAAATAGAGAGGTGTAATATTTTTATGGAAAGAATATATGATAATTACTTAAAAGAAGAAATATATATACAAAATTATCCTTCTGGCTTAAAGGCGTTTGTTATTAAAAAACCAAATTTCAGCAAAGTTTTTGCAGGCTATTGCACTCATTATGGTTCAGTTGATAGTAAGTTTATACATCCTGAAACCAAACAACTCATTGAGGTTCCTGATGGAATTGCACATTTTTTAGAACATAAGCTTTTTGAAGAACAACAAGGAAGTGTTTTTGATAGATTTTCAAAGTTTGGTGGAATGGCTAATGCTTTTACAAGTTTTAAATCAACTGTTTATTATTTTTTAGCTTCGAATAATTTTAATGAAAACTTTGATATTTTATTGGATTTTGTTCAAAATCCATATTTTACTGACCAAAATGTAGAAAAAGAAAAAGGTATTATTGCTCAGGAAATTAGAATGTATCAAGATGATCCAGGTTGGAGGGTATATTTCAATTTACTTCAAGCATTATATGTTAAACATCCTGTTAAAATTGATATTGCAGGTACTATTGAAAGTATAAATAAGATAACAAAAGAAGATTTATATACATGCTATAACACATTTTATCATCCTAGTAATATGATTATTTTAGTATGTGGTGATGTAAATGAAAAGGAGGTATTTGAAAAAATAGAGAAATCACAAAAAATAACAAAATATCAAAGTCTAATTGAAAGAGTATTACCAGATGAACCAAATTATATTAATGAAAAAAACATTGAGATAAATTTATCTGTTTCTTCACCATTATTTTATATTGGATTTAAAGATAACTTAAATGAGCTAACACCTAAAGAAACAATTAACAAGGAACTTACCATGCATATATTAAACGAGTTATTATTTGGTAAATCAACAAAGCTATATAATGATCTTTATGAACAAGGATTAATAAATCAAAATTTTGCTTTTGATTATAACTGTGAAAATGATTATTCTTTTGTAATTGTAGGTGGAGAATCAATAAATCCCAAGAAAACATACGATGTAATTATTGACTATATTAGTAAATATAAACAGCATGGAATAAACGAGGATGATTTCGAAAGATCAAAAAGAGTTGTTGTTGGAAGTATATTGAGAAAATTTGATAATATAGAGAAGATTTCAGTAGAATTCATCAATAGTTATTTTAAATGCGTAAATTTATTTGATTATGCAAAAGAAATTGAAAATATTAAAATTGAAGATTGTATGAAGAGGTTAAATGAAGTATACTCATATAATAATAGTGCTATTTCAATAATAAACCCAGTATAACTGTTATTGGAGTATGATAGCTATGTATGAAAATATTATTACCTTTCCAGGTTTAGGACTAAAATTTGAAATAAATCCTATTGCCTTTAGTATTTTTGGTATAGAAATAAGATGGTATGGTGTTATTATAAGTATTGCTTTTTTGTTAGGATTTCTACTTGCATTATATAATGCTAAAAAACAAGATTTTAATATTGAGTATATTTATGATGTTGTTTTAATTTCTACACCATTTGCCATTATATTTGCAAGGCTATATTATGTTGTTTTTAATTTTGATTTTTATAAAGGTAATATAAAAGAGATACTTTCAATAAGACATGGCGGTTTGGCAATTTACGGTGGAATTATTGGATCTTTAATCTCTGCATTTATATATTCAAAAATAAAGAAGATATCGCTTTTAAAGTTACTTGATATATGTGCCCCATCATTGATTTTAGGGCAAGCAATTGGTAGATGGGGGAATTTTATCAATCAGGAGGCTTATGGTACACAAACAGATTTACCATGGCGAATGGGAGTTTATGATATAAATTTAAATAAAAGGATTGAAGTTCATCCAACCTTTCTATATGAATCAGTGTGGAATTTTATTGTATTTATTATTTTATTCTTATTTTTTAATAAAAAAAGAAGATTTGATGGACAGATATTTTTATATTATATAATACTGTATGCTTTAGGTAGATTCTTTATAGAAGGATTAAGGACAGATAGTTTGATGATTGGTAATTATCGAATATCACAAGTAGTATCAATTATTTTATTTATCTTAGGTATTGTTTTATTAATTTACAAAAATTATCGACACGATTCGATAAAATAAAACAATAATATTATAAATTTTTACTATTGACATAAAATGTATTATATTCTATAATTAATATACAGTTAATTACAGTGGTGATAATTATGATTGTCGAACGTATTACAAAACTCAGAGAAAAATTAGACCAGTTGATAAATGAAAGCGGGGATTATGAGTCTATATATCGTGTTAGTATTGAATTAGATAAACTTATCTTAGACTATTATAAAGAAAAAAATGAAGCATTAATTAAAGAAAGTAATGGTAACATACGAAAAATGAACTGTAGCTATTAATATATAAAAATAAAGAGTATGTGAGGTTATCAAAAAAAATTGATAACCTCTTTTTTTTTATTCTTGAAGGATTTTATAAATTAATATAGAATTATTTTATAAAGTGGTTTAAAGTGGAGGGAAGTGGATAATGTTAATTGGTGAATACAAACATACCATAGATACTAAAGGAAGATTAATACTTCCCTCAAAATTTCGTGAGGAATTAAACGAAAGATTTATAATTACTAAGGGTTTAGATAACTGTTTATTTGGTTATTCACTTCAAGAATGGACAATATTAGAAGAAAAACTTAAAAAGCTACCTCTTACAAATAAAGATGCAAGAGCATTCTTGAGATTTTTTTTCTCAGGAGCAAGTGACGTCGAAGTGGACAAGCAGGGTAGAATTTTAATTCCACAAAATCTAAGAGAATACGCCAATATTGAAAAGGATGTATTTGTAATTGGTGTTATGACAAGAATAGAAATATGGAGTGAAAGCAACTGGCAAAAATATAATAGCCAAGAAAATTTAAGTGTTGATATGATTGCTGAAAAAATGCAAGAATTAGGAATATAGAGGAGATTATAATGAGCCATATACCAGTTTTATTAAATGAGTCTATTAGTTATTTAATAACTAAAAAAGATGGTATTTATATTGATGCAACTTTTGGATATGGAGGGCATTCAAAAAAAATTCTTGAAAGTATTTCTCCTAATGGATTATTAATTGCTATTGATCGCGATATTAATGCTATAAATGAAGGGAAAAAGAATTTTGCCAATATAGATAATTTTAAGCTATATCATTCAAATTTTTCTCAAATTAATGAGATTTTAAAAAATCTTAATATTTCTAAAGTAGATGGAATTTTATTCGATTTTGGAGTTTCTTCAATGCAAATCGATAATCCAGAAAGAGGCTTTTCATATAATAGTGATGCGTTTTTGGATATGAGAATGGATCAAACACAAAAATTATCTGCGTATGATGTTATTAATACTTATTCGGAAGAACAACTTTGTTTTATTATCAAAGAATATGGTGAAGAAAGATTTGCAAAAAAAATAGCAAGAAAAATAGTAGAAACTAGGACAAAAAATGAGATAAAAACTTGTGGCCAATTAAATGAAATTGTAAATAGCGTTGTTCCAAAACCAAGAGATGGATCAAATCCTGCAAGAAGAACTTTCCAAGCTATAAGAATTGAAGTTAATGATGAGCTTGGAGAAATAAAAGAAGCACTTAATAAAGCTATTGATATTTTAAATAGTGGTGGTCGTATTTGTGCAATTTCATTTCATTCACTTGAGGATAGGATTGTCAAGGAATTTTTTAGATTTGAATCTCTAAGTTGTATTTGTCCTAAAGATATACCAGTATGTGTTTGTAATAAGACAAAGACATTAGATATTATCACAAAAAAGCCAATAACTCCATCACAAGAAGAGTTGCAGATTAACAAAAGGAGTCATAGTGCCAAATTAAGAGTAGCCCAAAAGATATAGGAGGGAAATGATATGTACAAATCAAATGTTTTATATAATGACCCATTTGAATATCAAATAGAAGAACGACAAAATAAGTTAGAAGAAGTTAATAAGAAGAATCAGATACGAAAAGAATTAAAAAATGTTAAAAATAGATCTAGAAAGGAATATATAAAAAGAATAATAATTATTTCTATATTGGGTTCACTGATTTTTTTAATGATTGCAGGCTTTGTTCAAATAACCTTTGAAAGAGATAGACTTTATTCATTGCAGAAAGAGCTAAAAGAACAAATAGATATAAACAAAGAATTAAAGATAAAAATAAATACCTCTGTTAACTTAATAGATATAGAAAAAATAGCAAAAGAAAAATATAATATGAACGATATAATAGATTCACAAGTTATATATGTTTCAATTAATAATAAAAATAATAATTCGAGTACCATTGCTAAAGATCAAAAAGCAGAGTATGATAATAATATTGTGACTTCAATAATAAACTTTATTAAGAAGGTCTTTTAATGTTTGGAGGAAGTAGATTGAAAGAGGCTTCAATAAAAATAAAGAAAAGAATTCTATTTTCGTTAGTTATTTTTTTAATGTTATATATTGTATTAGTAATGAGGCTTTCTTATCTTCAACTTATTAAAGGTGAAGAGTATAAAAAGAAGGCTTTTTCTCAGTGGACTAGAGAAAAATTTGTTGCTCCAAAAAGAGGTAATATTGTTGACAGAAACGGCAAAATACTTGCAATTTCAGTTTCAGCAGATACTGTTGTTGCAACCATAAATCAAATAAAGGACAAAGAATTAACGGCAAAAACATTATCGAGTATTTTAAATATAGATTATAACAAAATACTAGAAAAATTAAATCAGAAAAACGTCTCAGATGTTTACATAGCAAAAAATATTGACAAAGAAGTATCAGATAAAATACGAAAGAAGAATTTGCCAGGGATATATTTAACAGGTGGGACAAAAAGAGTATATCCTAATGGCAATTTTTTGTCGCATGTTTTAGGTTTTACTGGTGCTGATGACCAAGGACTTTATGGAATTGAATATCAGTATGATAAATATCTAAAAGGAAAACCAGGTAGTATTGCATCAGAAACAGATGCAAAAGGTAGAACAACTCCATTTTCTCAAGAATTTTTCAGAAAGCCAATTGATGGATATGATGTTATGTTAACCATTGATGAGACAATACAGCATTTTGCAGAAAAATATGCTACAAAAGCTTTATTAGAGAATAAAGCAAAAAGTGTAACGATTATAGTAGAAAAGGTTGACAATGGAGAAATATTAGCATTGGTTAACAAACCTGATTTTGATCCAAATAATCCACAGCAATTGCTTTTTAAAGAAAGATATCCTGATTATGAAACTAAGACATTACAAGAAAAATTGAACATTATTCAATCTCAATGGAGAAACAGAGCATTAAATGATACTTATGAACCTGGATCTACTTTCAAAATTGTTACTGCTGCAGCAGGTCTTGCTGAAAATGTAGTAAATGAAAATAGCGAGTTTTACTGTAAAGGTTATGTAAATGTTGCAAATACAATTCTTAGATGCTGGAGATATTACAATCCTCATGGACATGAAAATTTTGTCCAAGGTGTTCAAAATTCATGCAATCCTGTTTTTATTGAAGTAGGGCAAAGACTTGGGAAAGAAAATCTATATAAGTATATTAATGCATTTGGTTTTGGCCAAAAAACAGGTATTGATCTTCCTGGTGAAGCAAAAGGTATTGTTCAGGATATTAATAAAGTTGGGCCTGTTGAACTTGCTACAATTTCATTTGGCCAAGGGATAAGTTCTACGCCAATACAAGTAATCAATATGATAAATACTGTTGCAAATAATGGTATTTGGGTGAAACCACATATTGTAAAAAGTATATATGATAATGATAAAAAGTTAATTAAAAGCTTTGACTCAGATCCTAAAAAAAGAGTTTTACCAGAATCGGTAGCTAAAAGGCTACAAGATATTTTGAAAACTGTTGTATCAGAAGGAACTGGTCATAATGCCTATATCATAGGTTATAGGGTTGCAGGAAAAACTGGTACCTCTCAGAAATATGACAAAACTACAAAAAGATATATAGCATCTTTTGGAGGCTTTGCTCCAGCTGATAACCCTTTGATAAGTGTATTGATTGTTATTGATGAACCAGATCCTTCGTTGTATTATGGTGGTCTTATTGCTGCACCAATTGCTCGAGAATTAATTAATGATATAATGAAATATTATGAAATCGAACCTCAATATACACAAGAAGAATTAAAGAAAATTGAACTTTATAAAGAATATATGGTTCCAGATGTAGTTGGATTAGATGTTGAAAAGGCAAAACAAAATATTATTGACAGCAAGTTTAAATATATCATTGTTGGAGATAAAGATAAGATAGTGAAACAAACACCAAAGCCTGGTTTTATGATAAAAGAAGGCTCATCAATTATTTTATATACTGAGGACAAAGAGATGCAAAAAGTTAAAGTGCCATCAGTTTTAGGTTTGGATATTCAATCTGCTCAGAACATATTAAACCAAAATATGCTTAACATAAGAATTCGAGGTATCAAAGGTAATGCAATAAAACAAGATCCTAAACCAGGTGAAGAAGTTAATGTAGGCACAATTGTGGAAGTTGAATTTGTAGATAAAGAGAATGCTGAATAAGGAGATGACTCTTTATGAAATTTTCAGATTTAATTAAAGTAGTTGATATTAGTGAATTAAAACTAAATGAAGACTTTGTTGTAAATAATGTATCATGCAATTCAAAAGAAGTTAATGCTAATGATGTTTTTGTTTGCATTAAAGGATTTAAGACTGATGGACATTTATTTATAAATGATGCTATCAATAATGGAGCTAAAGCAGTTATTGTAGATAATTTTTATGATACACATATGTTACCCGAAAATATTAATTACGTAAAAACTTCAAATACTCGTAAAGCACTGGCAAAATTGTCTGCTCATTTATATAATTATCCTTCAAAAGAAATGATTGTTATAGGTGTAACTGGGACTAATGGAAAAACATCTACGACATATATGATAAAGTCAATACTTGAACATAAAGGTATTAAAACTGGATTAATTGGAACAATAAAAAATATGATTGGTTATAAAGTAATTCC carries:
- the gatC gene encoding Asp-tRNA(Asn)/Glu-tRNA(Gln) amidotransferase subunit GatC, encoding MKEVSITNKDVEYVAHLARLTLNENETEKMTQELSAIIDFANKLSELDTDNVEATAHVLDLKNVFRKDVVQDSYDREEILKNAPTHDEACFKVPKIVE
- the gatA gene encoding Asp-tRNA(Asn)/Glu-tRNA(Gln) amidotransferase subunit GatA, whose protein sequence is MVQNLTAHETIDLIKSKKVSCKEVTEAVLNRINSVEDKVKAYITLDSENALKRAEKFDEKISKGEDVGPLYGLPLAIKDNICTKDIKTTCASKILYNFVPPYDATVIKKLKDAGMNIIGKLNMDEFAMGSSTENSAFHTTRNPWNIETVPGGSSGGSAACVAADEAYFTLGSDTGGSIRQPASLCGVVGMKPTYGRVSRFGLIAFASSLDQIGPLTKDVTDCALSMNIICGHDPYDATSAPIATPDFTKALVNDVKGIKIGVPKEYMEKGINDEVRKSVEKALELLESLGATWEEFSIPIVEYALPTYYIIASSEASSNLARYDGVKYGYRTESYDDLLDLYKKTRSEGFGAEVKRRIMLGTYALSAGYYDAYYKKGLKVRTLIKNAFDEAFSKYDVIISPTSPTTAFKIGEKVSNPIEMYMSDICTVPVNIAGLPAISIPSGLDSKGLPIGLQIIGKAFDEETILRVAYTFEQNSNIRNIKPKI
- the gatB gene encoding Asp-tRNA(Asn)/Glu-tRNA(Gln) amidotransferase subunit GatB, which gives rise to MDYEVIIGLEVHAELATKSKIYCSCTTEFGGEPNTHCCPICTGMPGVLPVLNEKVVEYAVKAGLATNSKISKFSKQDRKNYFYPDLPKAYQISQYDLPLCYDGFIDIQINGNIKRIGIKRIHIEEDAGKLLHDQWDEGSLVDFNRCGVPLIEIVTEPDIRSSEEAKAFLEKLKAILQYTEVSDCKMQEGSLRVDVNLSVRPKGSDKFGTRTEMKNLNSFRSVVRAIEYEAKRQIEVIENGGTIYQETRRWDDAKGISLSMRSKEEAHDYRYFPEPDLPPIVLDDEYIDNIKKSIPELPEQKKDRYVNEYGLPEYDASLITSSKWLANYFEETIKYTNNIKSASNWLMGEIMRILNEKGIEFDDIYTIKIKPNQLAKIIELVDKKTISNTIAKQVFEEVFNTGKDPEEIVKEKGLVQISDKGIIVDAVKKAIAENPNSVSDYKNGKDKALGFLVGQVMKLTKGKANPQLVNEILKEELSKI
- the yfmF gene encoding EF-P 5-aminopentanol modification-associated protein YfmF; protein product: MLIERYGNNKVMIINDQRFKINRIGIAFIDKLEKFNNTLNALFPMVLIRGNNKYKDLKEINKFCEMMYGASLSVDVSKKGDLQIINFSLSLINDNYSPEPLINKAIEFLYDIIYGPINFGGGFNSQNIEQEKNNLKLMIESRINDKVEYAIDRCIEIMFEGDNFALFEKGDINDLENINKEILYNHYVNIVMKKPFYIYAFGDYNRDNLNDIINRYFDLSSNREVIQNNFDFTNALIDTKYIKEEMEVNQGKLSIGIRTNIDTRSDEYYKLILLNGILGTSPKSKLFENVREKASLCYYAFSRLDKFKPMMIISSGIEVVNYDKALSLIIEQIEDIKKGNITKEEYESTINYFYTMYKSVYDSPRDLVNFYFNQSLIDRIYEPFEIFEFIRKHLIEDIVTISNKLVIDTVYFLKNREV
- the yfmH gene encoding EF-P 5-aminopentanol modification-associated protein YfmH, encoding MERIYDNYLKEEIYIQNYPSGLKAFVIKKPNFSKVFAGYCTHYGSVDSKFIHPETKQLIEVPDGIAHFLEHKLFEEQQGSVFDRFSKFGGMANAFTSFKSTVYYFLASNNFNENFDILLDFVQNPYFTDQNVEKEKGIIAQEIRMYQDDPGWRVYFNLLQALYVKHPVKIDIAGTIESINKITKEDLYTCYNTFYHPSNMIILVCGDVNEKEVFEKIEKSQKITKYQSLIERVLPDEPNYINEKNIEINLSVSSPLFYIGFKDNLNELTPKETINKELTMHILNELLFGKSTKLYNDLYEQGLINQNFAFDYNCENDYSFVIVGGESINPKKTYDVIIDYISKYKQHGINEDDFERSKRVVVGSILRKFDNIEKISVEFINSYFKCVNLFDYAKEIENIKIEDCMKRLNEVYSYNNSAISIINPV
- the lgt gene encoding prolipoprotein diacylglyceryl transferase, with the protein product MYENIITFPGLGLKFEINPIAFSIFGIEIRWYGVIISIAFLLGFLLALYNAKKQDFNIEYIYDVVLISTPFAIIFARLYYVVFNFDFYKGNIKEILSIRHGGLAIYGGIIGSLISAFIYSKIKKISLLKLLDICAPSLILGQAIGRWGNFINQEAYGTQTDLPWRMGVYDINLNKRIEVHPTFLYESVWNFIVFIILFLFFNKKRRFDGQIFLYYIILYALGRFFIEGLRTDSLMIGNYRISQVVSIILFILGIVLLIYKNYRHDSIK
- a CDS encoding aspartyl-phosphate phosphatase Spo0E family protein; protein product: MIVERITKLREKLDQLINESGDYESIYRVSIELDKLILDYYKEKNEALIKESNGNIRKMNCSY
- the mraZ gene encoding division/cell wall cluster transcriptional repressor MraZ, whose translation is MLIGEYKHTIDTKGRLILPSKFREELNERFIITKGLDNCLFGYSLQEWTILEEKLKKLPLTNKDARAFLRFFFSGASDVEVDKQGRILIPQNLREYANIEKDVFVIGVMTRIEIWSESNWQKYNSQENLSVDMIAEKMQELGI